A single region of the Candidatus Zixiibacteriota bacterium genome encodes:
- a CDS encoding glycosyltransferase family 9 protein: MDIVKEIELRVRRAAFAMLRPLLKKGRNIGAVDPARISKVLFIRKDRIGDAVCSLPVLEALKSHLSHLSLGMFCSPRNHEVFRDDPRLDDVFLYRKRFWRDFSEIWRIRRMKYDVVIDLICDDSVTSLFLSQLCSAHGVRIGAGKARFRQFYDLAYEFAPDADEHIIDVHLKMLAAFGLEPRSLNPHVPIHESKSAREKVDRFFAGLPPLSENGFRIGYNLSVGKPERVWALENSRQLVARIVERHPSSQLVFICTSADRHRAESIMNDVSGSLFLLPDRMNMMEVSSLVSRLDLLITPDTSLVHVARSWNVPVVGTYPKWDARRLGQWRPYGQFFGVVMSEKDDNVFAITVDQVFDAYVETLNILKTAAE, encoded by the coding sequence ATGGATATTGTCAAGGAAATCGAATTGCGTGTTCGGCGGGCGGCCTTCGCCATGCTCCGGCCACTGCTTAAGAAAGGGAGGAATATCGGGGCTGTCGATCCGGCACGCATATCCAAGGTACTGTTCATTCGAAAGGACCGAATCGGCGATGCAGTTTGCTCCCTGCCGGTTCTTGAAGCCCTCAAGTCACATTTGTCGCATCTTTCCCTCGGCATGTTCTGCTCGCCGCGCAATCATGAGGTGTTTCGGGATGATCCCCGACTCGACGATGTGTTCCTGTACCGCAAGCGGTTTTGGCGAGACTTTTCAGAAATTTGGCGCATTCGACGAATGAAGTACGATGTCGTAATCGACCTTATCTGCGATGATTCCGTAACGTCGCTTTTTCTCTCCCAGCTATGCTCGGCACATGGCGTCAGGATAGGAGCGGGGAAAGCGCGATTTCGCCAATTCTACGACCTGGCATATGAGTTTGCTCCAGATGCCGATGAGCATATCATCGACGTGCACCTCAAAATGCTGGCCGCGTTTGGCCTGGAGCCGCGGTCATTGAATCCGCATGTCCCTATCCATGAAAGCAAGTCGGCGCGCGAGAAGGTCGATCGGTTTTTCGCCGGGCTGCCACCTCTGTCCGAAAACGGATTTCGGATCGGTTACAATCTTTCGGTGGGGAAACCCGAGCGTGTATGGGCTCTCGAGAACTCCAGACAACTGGTGGCCAGAATTGTCGAGCGGCATCCGTCCAGCCAGTTGGTGTTCATCTGCACATCGGCCGACCGCCATCGTGCGGAATCGATCATGAATGACGTGTCCGGGTCGCTGTTTCTTCTGCCGGACCGAATGAACATGATGGAAGTGTCGTCGCTGGTATCTCGGTTGGACCTTCTGATCACGCCGGACACGTCGCTCGTCCATGTCGCCCGTTCGTGGAACGTGCCGGTGGTCGGGACGTATCCTAAGTGGGACGCCCGCCGCCTCGGCCAGTGGCGCCCGTATGGACAGTTTTTTGGCGTGGTCATGTCGGAAAAAGACGACAATGTGTTCGCTATCACTGTCGATCAGGTATTTGATGCCTATGTGGAGACACTCAATATCCTGAAAACCGCTGCGGAATGA
- a CDS encoding glycosyltransferase family 2 protein, protein MKRLTVMIITRNEAYNLPRCLESVGWADEVLVVDSHSTDRTREIARDFKARVIEIDWTGFGPAKGIGVRQATGDWILSVDADEVVSDELAGQIRAILNQEETFHGYFVRRRTNFLGRWIYHCGWYPDPVLRLFLKEYGQFNDAVVHEKVQLRGIAGHLSGELLHYSFPTLEHYMVKSDRYTTLGAQEAFAAGRRTRWYDLVLKPPISFFKHYVSKRGFLDGTEGFMVAVLSATAVFVKYAKLRHLWLMKLRSGESSRA, encoded by the coding sequence GTGAAGCGGTTGACAGTCATGATCATCACTCGCAACGAGGCATACAACTTGCCCCGCTGCCTGGAGTCGGTCGGATGGGCCGATGAAGTTCTTGTAGTGGACAGCCATTCGACGGACCGTACCAGGGAGATCGCCCGCGATTTCAAAGCGCGAGTGATCGAGATCGACTGGACCGGTTTCGGCCCGGCCAAAGGGATCGGAGTTCGTCAGGCGACCGGCGACTGGATCCTCTCCGTCGACGCCGATGAAGTCGTCTCCGATGAACTGGCCGGGCAGATTCGGGCGATCCTCAATCAGGAAGAGACCTTCCACGGCTACTTCGTGCGTCGCCGTACTAATTTTCTCGGACGGTGGATCTACCACTGTGGGTGGTACCCGGATCCTGTGCTCAGGCTGTTCCTGAAAGAGTATGGTCAGTTCAATGATGCCGTCGTACATGAGAAAGTCCAACTGCGCGGGATCGCCGGTCATCTCAGTGGAGAACTCCTCCATTACAGTTTCCCGACCCTCGAGCACTACATGGTCAAGTCGGACCGATATACCACATTAGGTGCTCAAGAAGCGTTTGCCGCGGGCCGGCGTACGCGCTGGTACGACCTGGTACTGAAGCCGCCCATCAGTTTTTTCAAGCACTATGTGTCCAAGCGCGGATTTCTGGACGGCACGGAGGGGTTTATGGTCGCGGTCCTGTCGGCTACGGCGGTGTTTGTGAAGTACGCCAAACTTCGCCATCTCTGGTTGATGAAACTGCGATCCGGGGAGAGCAGCCGTGCATAG
- a CDS encoding glycosyltransferase family 9 protein, whose translation MHRRVEFFPGDRILVSRTDKLGDLILALPFVESLKLRYPECRIEVVASLYASPVLEQNPKIDGIVRVQNDQLRADNLYRKDLLRRLRSANYRAVVALFPESQICRLFYAAGIPHRFGTAGRFHSIYFNHRLLHSRKANRKHESEYNQDFLKYFRSGQTVTMPKVHLVDKELTHARRILSEIGVDGRFAVVHPGSGGSAEVWPVKRYLELARRLEGTGLPVLLTGSDPERQSIDELSRTADIAVRNLAGKTDLRTLAALLSLASVVVSNSTGPLHLAVAVGTRVVGVYPSRVVMSPVRWGPLGDGHRVIQPRTSNCTCPSHHCRCMESITIEKVAMEVLAVSG comes from the coding sequence GTGCATAGACGTGTGGAGTTTTTCCCCGGTGATCGCATTCTCGTCAGCCGGACGGACAAGCTGGGTGACCTGATTCTGGCGCTGCCATTCGTGGAGTCGCTGAAGCTGCGCTATCCGGAGTGCCGGATCGAAGTTGTAGCTTCGCTCTATGCTTCGCCGGTGCTGGAGCAGAACCCGAAAATTGACGGTATCGTCCGCGTCCAAAATGACCAGCTTCGTGCCGACAACCTGTATCGCAAGGATCTTCTCCGACGTCTTCGATCTGCCAATTATCGGGCCGTAGTGGCGCTATTTCCTGAATCGCAAATCTGTCGCCTGTTTTACGCCGCCGGTATCCCGCATCGATTCGGCACAGCGGGCAGATTCCATTCTATCTATTTCAATCACCGTTTGTTGCACAGTCGAAAAGCGAACAGGAAGCACGAGTCCGAATACAACCAGGATTTTCTGAAGTACTTTCGATCAGGCCAGACGGTTACCATGCCAAAAGTGCATTTGGTTGACAAGGAACTGACCCACGCCAGACGCATTTTGTCTGAAATCGGTGTCGATGGCCGATTTGCGGTGGTTCATCCGGGCTCTGGTGGCTCTGCCGAAGTATGGCCGGTGAAACGGTATCTCGAGTTGGCGAGACGTCTGGAGGGAACCGGGCTGCCGGTGCTGCTTACCGGCTCCGATCCAGAACGGCAGTCGATAGATGAACTGTCGCGTACGGCCGACATAGCTGTCAGGAACCTCGCCGGCAAGACCGACTTACGCACCCTTGCGGCCTTGTTGTCACTGGCGTCGGTGGTGGTCAGTAATTCCACCGGTCCGCTGCATCTGGCCGTCGCAGTTGGAACGAGAGTTGTCGGGGTGTATCCGAGCAGAGTAGTCATGTCACCAGTCCGGTGGGGACCGCTCGGCGACGGCCACCGTGTTATTCAGCCTCGTACCAGCAATTGCACGTGTCCGTCGCACCATTGTCGCTGTATGGAGTCGATAACGATAGAGAAGGTTGCGATGGAAGTCCTGGCGGTGAGCGGATAG
- a CDS encoding bifunctional (p)ppGpp synthetase/guanosine-3',5'-bis(diphosphate) 3'-pyrophosphohydrolase, whose protein sequence is MNLAEFIIRVESYNANIDIPLIRRAYEFSDRAHAGQKRQSGEPFVEHCLEVAFILAELHMDSTTIAAGLVHDVVEDTSFTLEDVRREFSDEVAELVDGVTKIGAVAFSSFEELQVEYFRKMLLSMAKDIRVILIKLADRLHNMRTLEHLPAEKQTRIALETRDVYCPLAHRLGINKTKVELEDLSFKYLEPEVYQELAQQIKERREEREAYIHEVVTPIKESLAKDGILGTVSGRAKHLDSIYRKIRIRKVPFDEIYDLFAIRVIVNTERECYHTLGIIHAMWKPVAGRFHDYIANPKPNGYRSLHTTVFGPRNKMVEIQIRTHQMHHVAENGIAAHWLYKEGRQQMSRDDRQMIWLRDVLEWQKDMTNPSEFIEYLKMDLYSEDIFVFTPNGRLVHLPRGATPLDFAFQIHTQIGIHCAGAKINGRLQPLSTGLESGDVVEIITNPSRTPSHDWLKLVKTSNARTRIKRWLKLAGFEQSVALGREIMERRLREVHAKLPPDEQLQEFAEQLGKKTVDELLSGIGNGSVSARALLTLIQPEEKKEETGFVGKVIERIRGTKGIKVQGMDNMMFRFAGCCQPVPGDDIVGFITRGRGVTIHQADCTLAVDIGNKYPERKIAVSWDTGRDQSFIVQLQIIVEDRRNMLRDVTQAIADANTNLRAAEMYAHDSTAEGRFVVEVANLSHLNRIIDKVKKVKGVISVRRARGGTRDAHESTG, encoded by the coding sequence ATGAATCTGGCGGAATTCATCATTCGCGTTGAATCCTACAACGCCAATATCGATATCCCGCTTATTCGCCGGGCGTACGAGTTCTCGGATCGTGCGCACGCCGGGCAGAAACGGCAGTCCGGCGAGCCGTTCGTAGAACATTGTCTCGAGGTCGCGTTTATACTGGCGGAGCTGCACATGGACTCCACCACCATCGCCGCCGGGCTGGTTCATGATGTTGTCGAGGATACATCGTTCACGCTGGAGGATGTGCGGCGGGAATTCAGTGACGAGGTGGCCGAACTGGTTGATGGCGTTACCAAGATAGGGGCTGTCGCGTTCAGTTCTTTCGAGGAACTGCAGGTCGAGTATTTCCGCAAGATGCTCTTGAGTATGGCCAAGGATATTCGCGTGATCCTCATCAAACTGGCCGACCGCCTGCACAACATGCGCACGCTGGAACATCTGCCTGCAGAAAAACAGACACGGATAGCGCTGGAAACGCGTGACGTCTATTGTCCGCTCGCACATCGACTGGGCATCAACAAGACCAAGGTCGAGCTCGAAGACCTGTCGTTCAAGTATCTCGAACCGGAGGTGTATCAGGAGCTGGCCCAGCAGATCAAGGAGAGACGCGAGGAACGCGAGGCGTATATTCATGAAGTTGTGACACCAATCAAGGAATCGCTGGCCAAGGACGGCATCCTTGGGACGGTGAGCGGACGCGCCAAGCATCTCGACTCGATCTATCGAAAGATCAGAATCCGCAAGGTGCCGTTCGACGAGATTTATGATCTGTTCGCCATACGCGTCATCGTGAACACCGAGCGGGAATGTTACCACACGCTCGGCATCATTCACGCCATGTGGAAGCCGGTGGCGGGACGATTCCATGACTACATCGCCAATCCCAAGCCGAACGGCTATCGCTCTCTTCACACCACCGTCTTCGGCCCGCGCAACAAGATGGTCGAGATCCAGATTCGCACCCACCAGATGCACCACGTGGCGGAGAACGGAATCGCGGCCCACTGGCTGTACAAAGAGGGGCGCCAGCAGATGAGCCGTGACGACCGCCAGATGATCTGGCTTCGTGACGTGCTCGAATGGCAGAAAGACATGACCAATCCTTCGGAGTTCATCGAATACCTCAAGATGGATCTCTACTCCGAGGACATCTTCGTGTTCACACCCAATGGACGGCTGGTACATCTGCCGCGCGGCGCCACGCCGCTCGATTTCGCTTTTCAGATTCATACGCAGATCGGAATCCATTGTGCAGGCGCCAAGATAAACGGCCGGCTGCAGCCGCTCTCCACCGGCTTAGAATCGGGAGACGTGGTCGAGATCATCACCAACCCCAGCCGCACGCCATCGCACGATTGGCTGAAACTGGTCAAGACTTCAAATGCCCGCACCCGGATCAAACGGTGGCTCAAACTGGCCGGTTTCGAGCAGTCGGTGGCGCTCGGGCGCGAGATCATGGAGCGGCGCCTGAGGGAAGTTCACGCCAAACTCCCGCCAGACGAACAGCTCCAGGAATTCGCCGAGCAACTGGGGAAGAAGACAGTCGACGAGCTGTTGAGCGGAATCGGTAACGGTTCGGTTTCCGCTCGCGCCCTGCTCACCCTCATCCAACCGGAGGAAAAGAAGGAAGAGACCGGTTTTGTCGGGAAGGTCATCGAGCGGATCCGCGGGACCAAGGGGATCAAGGTTCAGGGGATGGACAACATGATGTTCCGCTTCGCAGGCTGCTGTCAACCGGTTCCCGGGGACGACATTGTCGGCTTCATTACCCGCGGGCGCGGTGTAACGATCCACCAGGCGGATTGCACTCTGGCCGTCGACATTGGCAACAAATATCCCGAACGCAAGATCGCAGTGAGTTGGGACACCGGCCGCGACCAGTCATTCATTGTGCAGCTCCAGATCATCGTTGAAGATCGTCGCAATATGTTGCGCGATGTTACCCAGGCGATTGCCGATGCCAACACCAACCTCAGGGCCGCGGAAATGTACGCGCACGACAGTACGGCGGAGGGCCGTTTTGTAGTCGAAGTGGCCAACCTGTCGCACCTGAACCGCATTATCGACAAGGTGAAAAAGGTCAAAGGCGTGATATCCGTGCGGCGTGCCCGCGGCGGGACACGAGACGCGCACGAATCGACCGGATAA
- a CDS encoding M28 family peptidase → MHKLLLALAIYLVPCLSTAANQYVISTDSIHRHIAILASDSLEGRETGEPGEWKAAQYITRVFGAAGLQPNGDNGTFLQAFEFIKRIDPGPKNRLVLNGQDLKISEEFQPLPQSANGPFSFDQVVDVNYGIVTEDSTYNDYAGKDITGKAVLVRRFAPSAESNPHVDFDKYSSLSDKISSAVNRKAAAILFLTPSDKDDTLPATGATHMAAKDIPIVFIRRAALERLGLNLDSPDIRSVSGETELIRVRDTGYNVLGLVRGRSDTTIVVGAHYDHLGWGGINSRYQGTEKKIHYGADDNGSGSAGLLELSRYFASRKEQLHHSVLFMAFSGEEEGILGSSYFAKHPTINVSRILMMANMDMIGRLRDQESGLAIFGTGTAAEFKSYFDSLKVDSLKLTFREPGTGPSDHTAFYNQGIPVLHFFTGAHEDYHRPEDVVEKIDLNGVATVANLVADVVTHFDGQTASLTFQKTKDPDEGKRRSSFSVTLGIMPDYVAEVKGVKVDGVSPDKPAERAGILKGDVIFRMGSFAIEDIYGYMSALGKFKKGDSTVISLERGTDTLEVTVVFK, encoded by the coding sequence ATGCATAAGCTTCTTCTCGCACTTGCCATTTATCTAGTGCCGTGCCTGTCAACTGCGGCAAATCAGTATGTAATTTCCACCGATTCTATTCACAGGCATATTGCTATTCTGGCGTCAGATTCACTCGAAGGGCGCGAGACCGGCGAACCGGGGGAATGGAAAGCGGCGCAATATATAACGCGAGTGTTCGGCGCGGCCGGTTTGCAGCCAAACGGCGACAACGGCACGTTCCTGCAAGCGTTCGAGTTCATCAAGCGGATCGATCCCGGACCGAAAAACCGCCTGGTGCTGAACGGCCAGGATTTGAAGATCAGTGAAGAATTTCAACCTCTCCCCCAGTCGGCTAACGGTCCGTTCTCGTTCGATCAGGTAGTCGATGTAAATTACGGTATAGTCACTGAAGACAGCACGTACAATGATTATGCAGGCAAAGACATAACCGGGAAAGCGGTACTGGTTAGGCGATTCGCACCCTCGGCTGAATCCAATCCTCACGTCGACTTTGACAAGTACAGCTCCCTATCTGACAAGATCAGCAGTGCCGTGAATCGGAAAGCAGCCGCAATACTGTTCTTGACGCCATCCGACAAGGACGATACCCTCCCGGCCACAGGTGCCACTCATATGGCAGCGAAAGATATCCCGATAGTCTTCATCAGGCGCGCAGCACTGGAGCGGCTCGGCTTAAATCTCGATTCCCCCGATATCAGGTCAGTTTCAGGCGAAACGGAGTTAATCCGTGTGCGCGACACCGGCTACAACGTGTTGGGTCTCGTGCGCGGGCGGAGCGACACGACAATTGTCGTCGGGGCGCACTATGATCACCTGGGCTGGGGCGGCATCAACTCGCGTTATCAAGGAACCGAGAAGAAGATTCACTATGGAGCCGACGACAACGGTTCGGGCTCCGCCGGGCTTTTGGAATTGTCGCGTTACTTTGCATCCCGCAAGGAGCAGCTTCACCACTCCGTCCTGTTCATGGCTTTTTCCGGTGAAGAGGAGGGGATACTGGGATCGAGTTATTTCGCGAAGCACCCTACGATCAATGTGTCGAGGATTCTCATGATGGCCAACATGGACATGATCGGACGGCTCAGGGACCAGGAGAGCGGACTGGCCATTTTCGGCACCGGCACCGCTGCCGAGTTCAAATCTTATTTTGACAGTTTGAAGGTTGACTCGCTAAAGCTGACATTTCGCGAGCCTGGGACAGGACCATCGGATCATACGGCGTTCTATAACCAGGGGATCCCGGTGCTCCATTTCTTCACCGGAGCTCATGAGGACTATCACCGGCCGGAGGACGTGGTCGAGAAGATCGATCTGAACGGCGTGGCTACGGTGGCCAATCTGGTTGCCGATGTGGTCACGCACTTCGACGGCCAGACTGCCTCGCTGACCTTTCAGAAGACCAAGGACCCCGACGAAGGCAAACGGCGCAGTTCGTTCTCGGTGACCCTCGGCATTATGCCGGACTATGTGGCCGAGGTAAAGGGAGTCAAAGTGGACGGGGTGTCGCCCGATAAGCCGGCCGAGCGCGCCGGCATTCTCAAAGGCGATGTCATTTTCCGGATGGGAAGTTTCGCGATCGAGGATATCTACGGCTACATGAGTGCGCTGGGGAAATTCAAGAAGGGAGACAGCACCGTAATTTCCCTGGAGCGCGGCACCGACACGCTGGAAGTCACGGTGGTCTTCAAGTAG
- a CDS encoding tetratricopeptide repeat protein, translating to MGSKFCPNCGKPAPQAARFCPECGATVSGGKTGSGETRGVKSTGMRDLIIIVAALAIVAVGYFVFKDQPEPPAKPAEMPQAQAGGVSNPHQGMSMAMLDSLPQDFNTLVGMGNQFMDEGNYPIAAECYKRALAIDSTKPDVRVDYGACLHGMGLAERAVDEFRKALIYKPDHGIAHFNLGIVFRELNQNDSARIYWNKYLKIDPNGQAAEAARKFLKELGG from the coding sequence ATGGGTTCGAAATTCTGTCCCAATTGCGGCAAGCCAGCACCACAGGCGGCCCGGTTTTGCCCTGAATGCGGTGCCACAGTGAGCGGAGGTAAGACCGGTTCGGGTGAAACACGCGGTGTGAAGTCGACCGGCATGAGGGACCTGATCATTATTGTCGCCGCCCTTGCCATAGTGGCGGTCGGTTATTTCGTATTCAAAGATCAGCCAGAGCCGCCTGCCAAGCCGGCGGAGATGCCACAGGCCCAGGCCGGCGGGGTCAGCAATCCGCATCAGGGGATGTCCATGGCCATGCTTGACAGTCTGCCGCAAGATTTCAACACGCTGGTCGGCATGGGGAATCAGTTCATGGATGAGGGGAACTATCCGATCGCCGCGGAGTGCTACAAACGGGCGCTTGCCATCGATTCCACCAAACCGGATGTGCGTGTGGACTACGGGGCGTGCCTTCATGGCATGGGGCTGGCGGAACGCGCCGTGGACGAATTCAGAAAGGCTCTCATCTACAAACCGGATCATGGCATCGCGCATTTCAACCTCGGCATAGTTTTTCGCGAACTGAATCAGAACGACTCCGCCAGGATTTATTGGAACAAGTACCTCAAGATCGACCCGAATGGCCAGGCAGCAGAGGCGGCACGCAAATTTCTGAAAGAGTTGGGCGGTTAG